A window of the Euzebya pacifica genome harbors these coding sequences:
- a CDS encoding alpha/beta hydrolase: protein MSDAVEPLGLVEVGDGPPLVAVHGALAGGRLTFEGVARRWGRRSRVLVVDRPGFERTPGPEATIGEQALRLLATIDEHADGGPVDAIGSSFGGLVLLRAVQARPDAFRSLVVVETAAIDLTPSDMVEPTRLLRAARAAHERAQLDVEAAFGDLFDAVDPALMAALSPLYRRGDPGLSMLPGDLAIWQAMLDRAGLADAVSGEVPIPVTTVSGTTSHPAFRTFGACTAAALFGHHHVLDGAGHAAHLHPRFPDLLGAHLDTVG, encoded by the coding sequence GTGAGCGATGCCGTCGAGCCGCTCGGCCTGGTCGAGGTCGGCGACGGGCCACCCCTGGTCGCCGTGCACGGCGCCCTTGCCGGCGGCCGGCTGACCTTCGAGGGTGTCGCGCGCCGATGGGGACGTCGCTCACGGGTGCTGGTGGTCGACCGGCCGGGCTTCGAGCGAACGCCGGGCCCCGAGGCCACCATCGGCGAGCAGGCCCTGCGGCTGCTGGCCACCATCGACGAGCACGCCGACGGCGGACCCGTCGACGCCATCGGGAGCTCCTTCGGTGGGCTGGTGCTGCTCCGGGCGGTACAGGCCCGTCCCGACGCGTTCCGCTCGCTGGTCGTCGTGGAGACCGCCGCCATCGACCTGACGCCGTCGGACATGGTCGAGCCGACGCGCCTGCTTCGTGCCGCGAGGGCCGCGCACGAACGTGCCCAGCTCGATGTCGAAGCGGCGTTCGGCGACCTGTTCGACGCGGTCGACCCGGCGTTGATGGCTGCGCTGTCCCCCCTGTACCGCCGGGGGGACCCGGGGCTGTCGATGCTGCCCGGCGACCTCGCCATCTGGCAGGCGATGCTGGACCGGGCCGGGCTTGCCGACGCCGTGTCGGGGGAGGTTCCGATCCCCGTGACGACCGTCTCGGGCACCACCAGCCATCCGGCGTTCCGCACCTTCGGCGCCTGCACGGCAGCCGCGCTGTTCGGCCACCATCACGTCCTCGACGGGGCCGGTCATGCCGCGCACCTGCACCCTCGTTTCCCCGACCTGTTGGGCGCTCACCTGGACACCGTGGGGTGA
- a CDS encoding adenylate/guanylate cyclase domain-containing protein, whose product MARRTVVLGSLSLSLANLAGAIVVFVLLAFVLPTPDGIDEQRSRILNLILAGAYTGTVAVGGVIFGARQASRRLRWLVEERLPDRHERRLAVRIPLASASRQTALWGLAALLFALVNGLQDVLLGVEVGLTVLIGGLTTSTTSYLLLVHLNRRVVARAYAGRSLHRPPGAGVAWRAVLTWTLGTGLPLAGITLLSGLAIGLDVSRRELAIAVFVLGLTALATGLLTVLQFARGMADPLRALRRSLERIERGDLDVDVPITETTEIGVLQAGVTRMVEGLRERERVRDLFGRHVGEDVARTAIADGVALGGEERFAAALFVDVVDSTGLAEHSSPHEVLELLNSFFAVVVEVVDAHGGVVNKFMGDAVLAVWGAPLAHDDPAGAALAAARELGERLPVEVTELRAGTGVAAGQVVAGNLGASTRLEYTVIGDPVNVASRLSGMAKDHDPAVLVDRAVLDRADPAEAVRWVDAGEVVLRGRSSPTPLATPA is encoded by the coding sequence GTGGCGCGGCGCACCGTCGTCCTGGGTTCGTTGTCCCTGTCGCTTGCGAACCTCGCCGGGGCCATCGTCGTCTTCGTCCTGCTGGCGTTCGTGCTGCCCACCCCCGACGGCATCGACGAACAGCGGTCTCGCATCCTCAACCTGATCCTTGCCGGTGCCTACACGGGCACCGTGGCCGTCGGCGGCGTGATCTTCGGCGCACGTCAGGCGTCGCGGCGGCTGCGCTGGCTGGTCGAGGAACGACTCCCGGACCGCCACGAACGTCGTCTGGCCGTGCGGATCCCGCTGGCCTCGGCGAGCCGGCAGACGGCCCTCTGGGGACTCGCTGCGCTGCTGTTCGCCCTGGTCAACGGGCTGCAGGACGTGCTGCTGGGCGTGGAGGTGGGACTGACCGTGCTCATCGGCGGCCTCACGACCTCCACGACGAGCTACCTCCTGCTGGTCCACCTGAACCGTCGCGTGGTTGCGCGGGCCTACGCCGGCCGGTCGCTGCACCGTCCGCCAGGGGCCGGTGTGGCCTGGCGGGCGGTGCTGACCTGGACGCTGGGCACCGGCCTGCCGCTGGCAGGCATCACGCTGCTCAGCGGACTGGCGATCGGCCTGGACGTCTCCCGTCGCGAGCTGGCCATCGCGGTGTTCGTGCTCGGGCTGACGGCGCTGGCCACCGGTCTGCTCACGGTCCTGCAGTTCGCACGTGGGATGGCCGATCCGCTGCGGGCGCTCCGCCGGTCGCTGGAACGGATCGAGCGCGGCGACCTCGACGTCGACGTCCCGATCACCGAAACAACCGAGATCGGCGTGCTCCAGGCCGGCGTGACCCGGATGGTGGAGGGGTTGCGCGAGCGCGAACGCGTCCGCGACCTGTTCGGCCGGCACGTCGGTGAGGACGTCGCCCGCACCGCCATCGCCGACGGGGTGGCCCTGGGTGGCGAGGAACGGTTCGCGGCAGCGTTGTTCGTCGACGTCGTCGACTCCACCGGGCTGGCCGAGCACAGCTCGCCCCACGAGGTCCTCGAGCTGCTCAACAGCTTCTTCGCCGTCGTGGTGGAGGTCGTGGATGCCCACGGCGGGGTGGTCAACAAGTTCATGGGCGACGCGGTGCTGGCGGTGTGGGGAGCCCCCCTGGCCCACGACGACCCGGCGGGTGCGGCCCTGGCCGCCGCACGGGAGCTCGGCGAGCGGTTGCCCGTGGAGGTGACCGAGCTGCGCGCGGGGACGGGCGTGGCGGCTGGACAGGTCGTCGCCGGCAACCTCGGCGCGTCGACGCGGCTGGAGTACACCGTCATCGGCGACCCCGTGAACGTGGCGTCACGGCTGTCGGGCATGGCCAAGGACCACGACCCGGCGGTGCTGGTCGACCGGGCCGTGCTGGACCGGGCCGACCCCGCCGAGGCCGTGCGTTGGGTCGACGCCGGGGAGGTCGTCCTGCGGGGCCGGTCGAGTCCGACCCCGCTGGCGACGCCGGCCTGA
- a CDS encoding PQQ-dependent sugar dehydrogenase translates to MSPAPSMSSRTRLMVALLALALLVPLVGSRADAQEDGRIGDDLDPVIGAVQLSTAAHADGMASHAVIGRDDVFVDNLAATALVGRFGTLLLTTGGADAQPRQEMLEELQRALGPGRCEVGGAPQVYLAGGDAAVSTAVEQAVAELGYCMRRLDGATRIDTAVAVADAVGDQSDTVVLVRDDDWADSAAIGSWAALTNSRILITPTDALDARTADALRRHAPTEILLLGGEAALSTAVEQSAAEIAPVRRIAGPARDATAVAIADQVWGDDAGDGVAAGNGYAGTSWAYLFAAAPLAGQQSRPILYADDNGLTAASASWVQGERVTVLAVGPAVPPDASPGPTPEPPTGPDLAAADVALETVGSFAAPLTLRPRPDTGELWIGERAGIIRTVGTAQPRTVLDISSTVGTGGEGGLLGFDFSGDGQTLYVSSTNRAGDSVIDAFTITGDSVDLASRRELIRVDQPASNHNGGDLHLGPDGYLWWSLGDGGGSNDDFDNGQDPFTLLGSLVRIAPTADGYDIPPDNPFADGQGGAPEVWAYGLRNPYRFSFDDATGDLYIGDVGQGAVEEIDWLAAGTGAGSNFGWPVFEGTQAGPGGGSAPGHVPPVFEYPRSGGNCSVTGGVVYRGTAIPELTGAYVFADFCRGDVRAILVQDGDVTQIADLGIDIDSPVGFGVDHSGEVYVLGIGGTVAKVVPA, encoded by the coding sequence ATGAGCCCTGCCCCTTCGATGTCCTCACGCACCCGCCTGATGGTCGCGCTGCTCGCCCTGGCGCTGCTCGTGCCGCTGGTCGGCAGCCGCGCGGACGCCCAGGAGGACGGCCGGATCGGCGACGACCTCGACCCGGTGATCGGCGCGGTGCAGCTCAGCACGGCCGCGCACGCCGACGGCATGGCCTCCCACGCGGTCATCGGTCGTGACGACGTGTTCGTCGACAACCTCGCCGCCACCGCCCTGGTCGGCCGGTTCGGCACGCTGCTGCTGACCACCGGCGGTGCCGATGCGCAGCCCCGTCAGGAGATGCTGGAGGAGCTGCAGCGGGCGCTCGGACCCGGCCGCTGCGAGGTGGGCGGCGCACCGCAGGTCTACTTGGCCGGCGGTGACGCGGCCGTCAGCACGGCCGTCGAACAGGCGGTGGCCGAGCTCGGGTACTGCATGCGCCGCCTCGACGGGGCCACCCGCATCGACACGGCCGTCGCGGTGGCCGATGCGGTCGGTGACCAGTCCGACACCGTGGTCCTGGTGCGCGACGACGACTGGGCGGACTCCGCCGCCATCGGCTCGTGGGCCGCCCTGACCAACAGCCGCATCCTGATCACCCCCACCGACGCCCTGGACGCGCGCACCGCCGACGCGCTCCGTCGGCACGCGCCCACCGAGATCCTCCTGCTCGGCGGCGAAGCAGCGTTGTCCACGGCCGTCGAGCAGTCGGCGGCCGAGATCGCGCCGGTGCGACGGATCGCGGGTCCGGCCCGCGACGCCACGGCCGTGGCCATCGCCGACCAGGTCTGGGGCGACGATGCAGGCGACGGCGTGGCGGCCGGCAACGGGTACGCCGGCACGAGCTGGGCCTATCTCTTCGCCGCCGCACCCCTGGCGGGCCAGCAGTCCAGGCCGATCCTGTATGCCGACGACAACGGGCTGACGGCAGCGTCCGCGTCGTGGGTCCAGGGCGAACGCGTCACGGTCCTCGCGGTCGGACCGGCGGTGCCGCCCGACGCGTCGCCCGGGCCCACCCCGGAACCACCGACCGGGCCGGACCTGGCTGCAGCCGACGTGGCGCTCGAGACCGTCGGATCCTTCGCGGCGCCGTTGACCCTCCGGCCGAGGCCGGACACCGGTGAGCTGTGGATCGGGGAACGAGCGGGGATCATCCGGACCGTCGGCACCGCCCAGCCACGGACCGTCCTGGACATCAGCAGCACCGTCGGGACCGGCGGCGAGGGTGGCCTGCTCGGGTTCGACTTCTCCGGCGACGGCCAGACGCTGTACGTCTCCTCCACCAACCGCGCCGGTGACTCGGTGATCGACGCCTTCACCATCACCGGCGACTCAGTCGACCTGGCCAGCCGACGCGAGCTGATCCGGGTCGACCAGCCCGCGTCGAACCACAACGGCGGCGACCTGCACCTCGGCCCCGACGGCTACCTGTGGTGGTCCCTCGGCGACGGCGGCGGCAGCAACGACGACTTCGACAACGGCCAGGACCCGTTCACCCTGCTGGGCTCACTCGTGCGCATCGCCCCCACGGCCGACGGCTACGACATCCCGCCGGACAACCCCTTCGCCGACGGTCAGGGCGGCGCCCCCGAGGTCTGGGCCTATGGCCTGCGCAACCCCTACCGGTTCTCCTTCGACGACGCCACCGGGGACCTCTACATCGGCGACGTGGGACAGGGAGCGGTGGAGGAGATCGACTGGCTCGCCGCGGGTACCGGCGCGGGCAGCAACTTCGGGTGGCCCGTGTTCGAGGGCACGCAGGCCGGCCCGGGTGGTGGCTCGGCCCCCGGTCACGTCCCGCCGGTCTTCGAGTACCCCCGCAGCGGCGGCAACTGCTCGGTCACCGGTGGGGTGGTGTACCGGGGCACCGCGATCCCCGAGCTCACCGGCGCCTACGTGTTCGCCGACTTCTGCCGCGGCGACGTGCGCGCCATCCTCGTCCAGGACGGCGACGTCACGCAGATCGCGGACCTCGGCATCGACATCGACAGCCCCGTGGGGTTCGGGGTCGACCACAGCGGTGAGGTCTACGTGCTCGGCATCGGCGGCACGGTGGCCAAGGTCGTGCCGGCCTGA
- a CDS encoding SDR family NAD(P)-dependent oxidoreductase: MATSALVWISGASGGIGAALAASVPFEDAHTFDLSRSGGAPGTEHVPADLSDPAAWAAVAAHFDAVLGDTEAETAVFVHNAGTLDPMGFAGRVDQAAYTRNVLLNSAAPQVLGNAFLAAVGRAPSVTSASLVLLSSGAASKPYEGWSSYCGAKAGVDHWVRTVGAEQASTDNPVKVVAVAPGVVGTGMQEYIRAQDETVFPAKEKFVGLYERGELVDPADAATGIWSVVQREDIETGAVIDLRKLSPAS, encoded by the coding sequence ATGGCCACTTCTGCACTCGTCTGGATCTCCGGCGCATCGGGCGGCATCGGGGCGGCACTTGCCGCCTCCGTACCGTTCGAGGACGCCCACACCTTCGACCTGTCCCGCTCCGGCGGGGCGCCCGGCACCGAACACGTGCCCGCTGACCTGTCCGACCCGGCGGCGTGGGCGGCGGTTGCGGCCCACTTCGACGCCGTGCTCGGCGACACCGAGGCCGAGACGGCCGTCTTCGTGCACAACGCGGGGACGCTGGACCCGATGGGCTTCGCCGGCCGGGTCGACCAGGCCGCCTACACGCGCAACGTGCTGCTGAACAGCGCTGCCCCGCAGGTGCTCGGCAACGCGTTCCTCGCGGCCGTGGGTCGTGCGCCGTCGGTGACCAGCGCCAGCCTCGTCCTGCTGTCCTCCGGTGCCGCCAGCAAGCCCTACGAGGGCTGGTCGTCCTACTGCGGTGCGAAGGCCGGTGTGGACCACTGGGTCCGGACCGTCGGCGCCGAGCAGGCATCGACCGACAACCCGGTCAAGGTCGTCGCCGTGGCCCCCGGCGTCGTGGGAACCGGCATGCAGGAGTACATCCGGGCGCAGGACGAGACGGTGTTCCCGGCCAAGGAGAAGTTCGTCGGCCTGTACGAGCGTGGCGAGCTGGTCGACCCGGCCGACGCCGCCACCGGCATCTGGTCGGTCGTGCAGCGCGAGGACATCGAGACCGGTGCGGTGATCGACCTGCGGAAGCTGTCGCCGGCGTCGTGA
- a CDS encoding J domain-containing protein translates to MRILSPAVTIPAPDDDLYAVLGVPHVAPHMVIRDAHRRIIRESHPDLVGDSTATERTVRANAAWAVLKDPVRRAAYDRRRASRDAGPSTAADDGSGSDGQVPSWGPGGVRPVSVAQLREAAARESAYSVIGRTQRAAFSAASRRVGAGIVLVGTIVLLLVALR, encoded by the coding sequence GTGCGTATCCTCTCCCCTGCTGTGACGATCCCCGCGCCCGACGACGACCTCTATGCAGTGCTGGGCGTGCCCCACGTGGCCCCCCACATGGTCATCCGTGACGCGCACCGCCGGATCATCCGCGAGTCGCACCCCGACCTCGTCGGCGACTCCACCGCAACGGAACGCACCGTCAGGGCCAACGCCGCATGGGCGGTCCTGAAGGACCCGGTGCGACGGGCGGCCTACGACCGGCGTCGCGCGTCCCGTGACGCCGGGCCCTCGACTGCCGCCGATGACGGCAGTGGCTCCGATGGCCAGGTGCCCAGCTGGGGACCCGGAGGAGTCCGTCCGGTCAGCGTCGCCCAGCTGCGCGAGGCCGCCGCACGGGAGTCGGCCTACTCCGTCATCGGACGCACGCAGCGGGCGGCGTTCTCCGCCGCAAGCCGTCGCGTCGGCGCGGGCATCGTGCTGGTCGGCACGATCGTGCTGCTGCTCGTCGCGCTCCGCTGA
- a CDS encoding 5'-3' exonuclease, which yields MTSSLLVDTSSLTYRAFFALPASITDADGHAVNAVRGYLDMVATVIAELRPDEVVHCLDHTEVPTGRLDAFPAYKADRAAPPEEIVWQFGLLRRLLPAMGERLVEAPGWEADDVIGTLAAKAGPGDRVEVLTGDRDLIQLVRDPVVRVRYTLSGTKKVALYDEAGVHDKYGIAPDRYVDFAILRGDPSDGLPGVKGVGPKTAIRLLEDHADLASVVAAADQQTPKLAATLRDSADYIDAMLEVVPVRTDVDLHELPGEADPAVVAELAAAHAVESPVQRYTEARQ from the coding sequence ATGACATCGAGCCTGCTGGTGGACACGTCCAGCCTGACCTATCGGGCGTTCTTCGCGCTGCCCGCGTCCATCACCGACGCCGACGGCCACGCAGTCAACGCCGTCCGCGGCTACCTCGACATGGTCGCCACCGTGATCGCCGAGCTACGGCCCGACGAGGTCGTGCACTGCCTTGACCACACCGAGGTGCCCACGGGACGCCTGGACGCGTTCCCTGCGTACAAGGCCGACCGGGCCGCCCCACCGGAGGAGATCGTCTGGCAGTTCGGGCTGCTCCGACGGTTGCTCCCGGCGATGGGCGAGCGGCTGGTCGAGGCCCCCGGCTGGGAGGCCGACGACGTCATCGGCACGCTCGCCGCCAAGGCAGGTCCCGGCGACCGGGTCGAGGTCCTGACCGGCGACCGTGACCTCATCCAGCTCGTTCGCGATCCCGTCGTCCGGGTCCGCTACACCCTGTCGGGCACCAAGAAGGTCGCCCTGTACGACGAGGCCGGCGTGCACGACAAGTACGGCATCGCACCCGACCGGTACGTCGACTTCGCCATCCTGCGCGGGGATCCCTCCGACGGGCTGCCCGGGGTGAAGGGCGTCGGACCCAAGACCGCCATCCGGCTGCTGGAGGACCATGCCGACCTGGCATCGGTCGTCGCGGCAGCCGATCAACAGACGCCCAAGCTGGCCGCCACCCTGCGCGACAGCGCGGACTACATCGACGCGATGCTCGAGGTGGTGCCCGTCCGCACCGACGTCGACCTGCACGAGCTCCCCGGTGAGGCCGACCCGGCGGTCGTCGCCGAGCTGGCCGCCGCCCATGCCGTGGAGTCTCCCGTCCAGCGCTACACCGAGGCCCGCCAGTGA